The genome window TCAAATCACTCTATCTGGAGTGGCAGCAGCGCTGTTGTTGTATATGAATCGGCACACCCACACCACCGTGTCCGCTGTTCTTGATTTCTTGACGGGCCATTGATTCCTCTCGCACTGTAAGCGAGACTCACTGCCGTTTCAACGATTCTTATCTAAGAGAACACGGATCGACCGTCTTCAGCTAATTAAATACCCATTTATATATTTGAATGAAGCCGTACAAAATGTACACTAAGGGGCTGAGACATAGATTTAATACTGGTGACCCAAACGCTTATCAACTAGATGGGGAATGGCCTATCTCGTTCTTCGTCGACGTTTCTGCGGACATGGTGGTGTGGGTGTGCTGTCTATAATTTATAAGCAGATAGAACAGCGGACACTCCGGACACGATGGTTTTATAAATTCTATGTAGGAAATATACTTTAGGTAAGAGGAATGTTTGAACGGGACACTGATATCTACAAGAACCGCGATGCTTTGCGGGAGGATTATCAGCCAGATGAACTCGTGGGACGTGATGAGGAAATCCAGAAGTATCGGGCAGCACTTCAGCCAGTGATCAACGGTGAACAACCAAATAATATCTTTTTGTATGGGAAAACGGGTGTCGGGAAGACTGCAGCGACCCGGTATCTTCTCTCTCACCTTGAGGAAGATGCGTCCCAGTACGACGATCTCGATCTTCACCTCTCATTTCTCAACTGTGATGGGCTTACGTCATCATACCAAGTCGCGACCCGTTTAGTCAACGAATTTCGAGATGAGAGGGAACAAATCAGCTCGACAGGCTATCCGCGAGCTACCGTCTACGAAATGCTGTGGAAAGAACTCGACGAAATCGGCGGAACTAATCTGATCGTTCTCGACGAAGTCGACCACGTCGAAGACGATTCCATCCTCTATCAGCTCCCCCGTGCTCGAGCAAACAGTAACATCTCTGAAGCGAACATTGGGATAATCGGTATCTCGAACGATTTCTCGTTTCGTGACGATCTTTCGCCGAAAGTCAAAAGTTCGCTCTGTGAGCAAGAGATACATTTCCCTGCTTACGATGCTGGTGATCTTCAGAAGATTCTCGAACGACGTGGACAGGTGGCATTTCGCGATGGTGTTCTCAACAATGCAGTTGTTCGTCTCTGTGCTGCCTACGGAGCGAAAGATGCCGGTGATGCACGCCAATCGATTGATCTTCTGATGAAAGCCGGCGATCTCGCTCGAGAAGAAGGGGCGGAGACCATTCGGGAGAGTCACGTCGAAACCGGCCGTCACGACCTCGAACGGGGACGAATTGAAGAGGGAATTAGAGGACTGACCCAACACGGGCATCTAGTACTGTACTCCTTGCTCACGATACATTTGCAGGACGAAACACCGGTTCGATCACGGGATATCCGACCTCGCTATACGAATTTCGCTCAGCGAGCCGGTCGGGATCCACTCGTGCCGCGACGAATGCGCGATCATCTCTCTGAACTGGCCATGCTCGGACTCGTCTCTGTAACCGAACGGAATGAAGGTCGACGCGGTGGGACGTATCGCGAATATACGCTTTCTATGAACGTTGATCTCATCCTTTCTGCCTTAGATGAAGTTGTTGACGAGGTCGGCATCCACGAATCGATTCATGCTCTCGTAACCGATGATATTTCTCAGGACTCATAATATCCTGTAACACCACTATGTCCGCAGTAACCTCGTCGGATACGGTCTGTCTCGCGGCATTTCTCTTTCCAGATATGGGACCTATCCAGTAGTGACTCGAGACCTCAAGCGGAGATCGATCCGGTCAGTACGTCTCGAGCAGCCCCATGATCGCGCCGCCGCCACCGATGCTCATCCCGACGAAGCCGCGTTCGACGTCGGGATCGTCGCGGAGCTGGTAGGCGAGGCTGGTCGCGAGCATTCCGCCGGAGGCGCCGATCGGGTGGCCGAACGCGACCGCGCCCCCCTGAGGGTTCATCCGCTCGCGCGGAATCCCGATGCGGTCCATGACGTACGCCGCCTGCGCGGCGAAGGCCTCGTTGATCCAGTAGGCGTCGACATCGTCGACCGCGAGTTCGTTGCGCTCGAGGAGTCGCTCGACGACGTCGCCGACGGCCTCGTTGAACCGGTCGGGATCGCGGTAGGCGGTGGCGTAGTCGACGAGCCGAGCCATCGGCTCGAGGCCCCGCTGGTCGGCGGTCTCCTCGTCGGCCAGCAGCACCGCCCCCGCGCCGTCGCTGAGTTTGGATGCGTTGCCCGGCGTGATGGTGCCGTCCTCACGAAACGACGTCGGTAGCCGGGCCAGGTCCTCGAGCGTAGAGTCGGGTCGCGGTCCCTCGTCGGTGTCGACCGTGCCTCCGCTGGTTTCGACGGGCACGACCTCGTCGTCGAACGCGCCCGAATCGATCGCGTCGGCGGCCCACCGGTGGCTCTCGAGGGCGTACTCGTCCTGGGCTTCTCTCGAGATCCCTTCGCGGTCGACCAGCCCCTCCGTGATCTCGCCCATGTGGACGTCCAGGTTGACGTCCCAGAGCGAGTCGAGGAGCATCGAGTCCTTGATCTCGACGTCGCCGTGGCGGCGCCCTTTCCGGTAGTCGGGGAGGATCCACGGCGCGTTCGTCATCGACTCGAACCCGCCCGCGATCGCCAGGCCGGCGCGGCCGGCCGCGATCCGATCGGCCGCGAGCCCGATCGCGCTCATCCCGGAGCCCGAGGCTTCGTTAATCGTCGTCGCCCGCGTCTCGTTGGGAAGTTCTGACTCGACGACGACCTGCCGTCCCGGAACCTGTCCGATGCCGGCCTGGATGGCGTTTCCGAGTCCGACCCAGTCGATAGCGGCGCTGTCGACGTCGACGCGCTCGAGGAGGCCGTCGACGGCCGTCCGACCGAGTTCGACCGCCTCGACGTCCGCGAGCGATCCGAGTAGCGTTCCGTGGGGCGTTCGCGCGCCGTCGATGAGGACGATGTCGGGCGCGCTGTCAGCGCCGGTCATGGACGCCCGGTCGACGCGAACGCGAATGAAGGTTGGCCGTGACCGCACGCCTCGAGACTCGGTCCCTCAGTTGGGGCGGGTCCACCGTTCTCGAAGCAACCGATCACCGCTTCCCGAATACGTGCCGGTTCAATGTTCGATCAAACGAGATCCTCGGCTAGCAAACTGACCATATGTCTAGTTATAGATCGATTACAAATACATCTTTCACAATGTATATGCCGAGCCGACCATCAGGATTCGATGACAGTAACGAATGAGCGTACTAGACGAACTATTCGACCGCATTGGCGGCTTTCGCGAGACCGGCGAGCGAACGACCGTTCACTACGAATGTCGCCGCTGCGGACTCACGCTCTCGAAGGACGACGCATGCTGTTCGTCCTGTGGCTCCGAGGAAATCGCGGCCATCCTTCTCTAACCGAACCCGAGGGTCTAGTGTCTACGCGGGCTCACATCGCGGCAGCTGACGCCGACGCGTAGGCCTCGTTGAAGTGCATCGGGTTGCGGTTCATCGTGACGTTGGTCATCCAGACGTTGTCCGTCTCGGTGACGGTCCGGCCGAACGGATGCTTGCAGATATCGCCGACTGCGAAATCCTCGTAGTAGCGACCGTGCCAGCCCGAAACGAGTCGCTTCTCGGCCGATTCGTCGCCGCTCCGTGCGCTGTCGGTATCGTCCAGTGAGTCAGCCATCTCTCCCGTCTACCAGTCGGACGTACGTAGTCCCGACCGTCGGCAAACCCGTCGTCTCGCGAGACCGTGGCACGCTCGAGGCGCACTCGAGAACGGACGCGATTTCGAGACGGAGAGTCACGCAGCGTCGGAGTCGCTCGCCTCCTGCCGTCGGCGATACGCTGCTCCAACCCGTTCGGCGTCGGGACCGAACTCGCTCTCGAGCAGGTCGGGAACCTCCGCCGGCCGGACCGCCGAGTACCACTCGTCGCGCGGTTGGATCGCAATGGCGGTCCCGTTCTCACTGCACAGTCCCAGACAGCCGGTCTCGATCACCGAGATCGGGTTCCAGAACGCGTTTCGATCGCGCAGCCACGATTTGACCGCCTCGAGCGTCTCCTCGCCGCCGGCGTCTGCACAGCAGGCGTGGTCGGCGTCGCGGTCGTTCGTACAGACGAAAACCTGTGCGGCGAGCCGGTCGCGCTGTCGGTCAGTTTGGCGTTGCATTTGTACTCAGGGGCTCGCCATCAACTGGTCGTGTGAGTCCGCGTCCGCGGCGTCGACGGCGGGGTCGGCCCGTCGGTGGAGCCGGTTGAACGCGCCCGCGATCAGCACCCAGATCGCGGCCTGACTCAGCGCGGCCAGCGCCTGGTACGCCGTGACGAGTTCGCCGGCGACATCGGGCTGGGTGACGACCGTCGGCGTGACCGCGGGGAGAACGACCGCCGTCGCGACGACCGGTACCGCAGCGGCGAGCGCGCCGAGCGCCGGATGCCGCGGCGCCGCTCGCCCGTACGCGAGGATCGCCGCCGCTGAGACCGCCGCACCGAGAACGACAAGACCGACGTAGATGCCGATTCTCGCGTCGATGCCGTAGAGGTGGTCGGCGCCCGGCGCCGCGGGCGGAACGACCAGCCACGGCGTCGCCGAGACGGTCAGGAACCCGGCGCCCGCGAGGACGTACGACTCGAGTCCGTCGTGGCCGGGAAGCGCCGGTTCGAAGAGGTACAGCGCGACGGCGAAGAGCCCGCCGAGCAGGATCGCCCAGAGGACGCCGCTGCCGACGCTGACGAGGGCCGTCGTCGTCTCGGAGACGACGTGTTCGGTTCCCTCCTGTGCGTGGCTGTGATCACCGGCACCGTGACCGTGGCTGTGTCCGGCGTCGTGGACGTACTCGGTGAGGGGGTTCGCGACGAACGCGACGTACAGCCCGTAGGTGAGGCCCGCGACGACCCCCGCGAGGACGCCGCGTTGCAGATAGTCGACGAGCATCGCTCAGTGACAGACGATGCCGGCTCCGTGGCGGAAGTTGTGCATCGCGTCGTGGGCGAGGGGCTCCTGGAGGAAGAGCAACGCGAACGCGATCGCCGCCGCGAACAGCAGCCCCGTCGCGACCTGCATCGGCGTCAGTTCGGTGCGTGCGGTCTCGATCCGACCGTGAACGGTCTCGTTCGTTGCCGTCATGAAATTCGATTTGCAATAGAACAAATATGGTTGTAAAAGTATCGGTCGGACGGTTCTCCGTCGTTTGACTGGCGCCATCACCACGAGCGAAAACGCGGCCGTTCGTCGTGAACACCCCGTGAAAATCAAGCAAATCGTCCGGCAGTCTGGCAGATAACGAAATCGTTTTCCTACAGGTGACGCTTGACTCGACTAACGACGAGTCTCATGAATATCCATCGACGGTCACCGGGAGTGATGTGCCGTGGCGGCTGAACGCGTACTCGTACCGCTGTCGGACACGGTGACCGTCCGGCAGACGGTCGGCTATGCGGTCCAGTCGGGACTCGAGACGGCCGACTCGCTCGAGTGTCACCTGGTCATCGCGCTCCCATACGACGTCGACCTGCCCGAAGGAAAGCGACTGAACGTCGAGGCCGAGGAGCTGCTCGAGCGGGCGGAAAACTGGGTTGAGGAGGATGCCGGCGGGGCCGACGTGACGATCGAAACGGCCGTCCTCGGGACCGACGAGTATCTCTTTGGTCCCCGGGACTACGCCGAGATCTTCCGGACCTACGCCGACGAGCACGGGATCGACCGACTCGTGCTCGATCCGGAGTACAGTCCGGGCGTCACCGCGTCGATGCTCCAGCCCTTAGAGCGGGAACTCGACCGCGTCGATATGCCCTACGATGAGGCGCCGGTCGAGCGGGCGGCCCGCCACGGTCGCCTCGTCCTGTCCCGCGACGGATTCGATCGCCTGTTCGCGACGTTCTGGATCTCCTTCGGCTTCTATCTCGTCCTCGGGGATCCGTTCTACTGGTTCGATCTCCTCACCGGCGCGGCGGTCGCCGGTATCGTCTCGGTCTCGCTGGCCCACGTCACTTTCTCGGTGCCCTTAGACCGGTTCCAGTCGCCGCTGCGGGCCGTCCGGTTCGTCTTCTACATCCCGTATCTGCTCTGGGAGATCGTCAAGGCGAACATCGCCGTCTCGGCCGTGATCCTCCGGCCGTCGATGCCGATCGAGCCGACGCTGACCCGGGTCAACGCGCGGGTCCGCAGCGGTCTCCCGCTGCTCGCACTGGCCAACAGCATCACGCTGACGCCGGGGACGCTGACGGTCCGGGCCAACGACCAGCAGCTGCTGGTCCACACGCTGATCCCGTCGGCGCGCGAGGACCTCTTCGACGGCGGCCTCGAGAAGGCGATCCGATTCGTCTTCTACGGGCGCGAGTCGGCGGCGATCCCGTCGCCGAACGAACGCGACGACGCCGAGATCGTCGGGGGTGACGAACTGTGACGCCCGTTCCGCTCGAGGACGTCTTCCTCGTTTCGGCGGCGCTGTTCGTCATCCTCGCGATCGTGCTGTTCTACCGCGCGGTCGTCGGCCCGACCACGCAGGATCGGCTGCTGGCGGTCAACGTCCTCGGGACGAACACGGTTGTCATCCTCGCCCTGCTTGCAGCGGGGCTCGACCAGTCGTGGTTCCTCGACGTGGCGCTGATCTACGCCCTGTTGAACTTCCTGATGTCGATCGCCATCTCGAAGTTCACCGTCGATCGGGGTGGTGTGCTGTGATCGAGCCGATCGCGCTCCAGTCGACCCTCGAGACCGTCCGGTTCTGGGCGATCGTCCTCTGTCTCGGACTGGGCGTGTTCTTCACGCTCGTCTCGACGGTCGGCGTCCTCCGGCTCCCGGACATCTACGCCCGGGCCCACACCGCCTCCCAGACGGACACGCTTGGCGCCGGCTTCGCGCTGGCCGGCGTCGCGCTCGCGTTCGGCTGGCAGCACGCGGCGGTTTACACCGTCCTGCTGCTGTTTTTCGTGTTTATCACGAACCCGACGGCGGCCCACGCCATCGCCCGCTCCGCGGCGGAGTCGGACGTCGAACCCGTCCTCGCCGAGGAGGGGGAAGCGGACGACGCCGAGGTCGCCGCCGAAACGGAGGGTGAGACGCGATGAGTCTGTTCGCCTACTCCCTCGCGGTCTTCATCCTCGCGACGGCCGTCGCGACGGCGCTGTTCCGCGACGTGCTGTCAGTGATCATCGTCTTCGGCGCCTACAGCCTCGGGATGGCCATCCTCTATACGTTCCTGCTGGCTCCCGACGTCGCCATGACCGAGGCTGCGATCGGCGCTGGCGTGACGACGCTCCTACTGTTGCTGACGATCGCGCGCACGACTCGGCCCACGACCGACCGGCTCATGGAGCGCATCCACGTGCCGGGGGTCGTCGCCGTCGGCGCGTTCGTACTCGTGCTCTGTACCGCCGTGCTCCCCGAGATGTACCCTCTCGGGGGCCTGGAAACGCCGATCTGGTCGCACCCCGAGGTGACCCAACACTACATCACGGAGACCTACGAACAGACCGGCGTCGAGAACGCGGTCACGTCCGTCCTCGCCGCCTACCGTGGGTTCGACACCTTCGGCGAGGCGGTCGTCGTCTTCGCCGCCGGCGTCTCGACGCTGGTGGTTCTGAAACGCGAGGTGTTCGCCTAAATGCCCGAATCCTTCGACGATACCTACACCGAGAGTCAGGTGATCATGACCGCCGTCAAGATCATCGCACCGTTTACGCTCACCTACGGGCTGTTCATGACCTTCCACGGGGGCGATGCCCCCGGCGGCGGCTTCCAGGGTGGAACCGTCGTCGGCGTCACGGTTCTCATGCTCGCGTTCGCCTTCGGGATCGAACCCACGCGCCAGTGGTTGCGAAACTCCCTGCTGGTCGGCCTCGTCACTGGCGGCGTCGTCATCTTCGGCGCGATCGGCCTCGGAATGGTCGCCCTCGGCGGGGACTTCCTCGAGTTTACCATGCTCAAAGAGGTCTTCCACATCAAGCCCAAGTGGGGACTCGAGGCCGTCGAGATCGCCGGCATCTCGCTGATCGTCTCGGGGGTCATCATCACCCTCTTCTTCTCGATGGCGGCGGGGTTCGAACCCGACCGTCCGAGCGGGACCGGCGGTCTCGAGGACCGCCGTGAACCGTCCGACAGCGGGGTGAGCGACGATGATTGAACTCCTCGCGAGCCGCTATACGTACGTGCTGATGTTCGTCCTGCTGGGCATCGGGATCTACATGACGATCGCCAGCGAGAACCTCGTGAAGAAGCTGATCGGGGTGAACCTCTTCCAGACGGCGATCTTCCTGTTTTTCATCTCGATGGCCTACATCGACGTCGAGGGCGCGTCGGCGCCGATCGTTCCCCACCACGGCGAACCCGGGGAGGTCATGGTCGCGAGCCCGCTGCCCCAGGTCATTGTCCTGACCGCCATCGTCGTCGGTATCGCGCTGACGGCGGTCGGGCTGGCGCTGATCATCCGCATCTACTCGGAGTACGGAACGCTCCGCGAGGATACCCTGCGGGAGGTGCGTGCTGATGAATAGCGGTCTCGTCGACCTGCTCCCGCCGCTGCTGATCGTCGCCCCGATCCTCGCGGCGACGCTCCCGATCGCGCTCGGCCTGCGGTTCGACCGCACCGGGTGGTCGGTCGCCGCGATCACGACGGCCGGGCTGTTCGCCGCCGCCGGTTACCTCGCGAGCGCCGTCCACGCCGGCGGCAGAGTGACTCACACCCTCGGCGGCTATCCCCGAACGTACGGGATCCAACTCGTCGCCGACCAGTTCTCGATCCTGGTCGTCCTGCTCGTGACGGGGGTCGCTACCGGCGTCCTCGCGTACACGCGCCGCGGGGGCCCGCGCGGAAACACGTTCTACACCGCCTATCTGCTGCTGGTCGGCGGGCTGCTCGGCATCTCGCTGACCGGCGACGTCTTCAACCTGTTCGTCTTCCTCGAGATCTCGAGCCTCGCGACATACGCGCTCGTCTCCAGCGGCGACGGTCCGGAATCGGCGGTCGCCGCCCTGAAGTATCTCATCCTGGGAACCGTCGCCGCGTCGATGTACCTGATCGGCGTCGCCTTCGTCTTCATGGCGACGGGGACGCTCAACATGGTCGAACTGGCCGAGGCGATCCCGAACGCGGAACGACAGACACTGATTCAGACCGGGTTCGCGTTCATCGTGGTCGGCTTCGCGACCAAGGTCGCCCAGTGGCCGCTGCACAGTTGGCAGCCGAGCGCCTACGAGCAGGCCCCCGACGGTGCGACACCGCTGATCGCGGCGCTGGTCTCGACGGCCTCCGCGTACGCGTTCGGGCGGTTGATCGTCACCGTCTTCGAGGTCGACTATCTCGCCTCGATGCCGCGGGCGGCCTCGATCGTCCTCACCGTCGGCTGCGTGAGCGTCCTCGCCGGGACCGTCCTGGCCGTGATCCAGCGCGAGGTCAAGCGGATGCTCGCCTACTCGTCGGTCTCGCAGTTCGGCCTGGTGATCACCGCCTACGGCGTCGTCATCGCCGGCGGTTCGGAGACGGCGTTTACCGGCGCCGCGATCCACCTGGTCGGACACGGGATCCTCAAGGCCGGCCTCTTCCTGTCGGCGGCGATCGTCGCGACGAGCTACGGCGCCCGCACCGTCGACGAGTACGCCGGCCTCGCCAAGCGACGGCCGGTCGTCGCCGGCGCCATGGCCGTCCTCCTGTTCGCGCTGGTCGGCGTCCCGCCGGCCGTCGGCTTCGTCGGCAAGTGGTACATCGCGCTCGGCGCCGTCGAGGCCGAGCTGTGGCCCGTCGCGGCCGTCATCTTCCTCAGCACCATGCTCACCTTAGCCTACGCCGCTCGCCTGCTCGAGAAAATGTACTTCACGCCGGCCGCCGGGGCCGCGTCCGCCCGCGGCCACGGTCCGGATACGGTCGCGACCGACGGCGGCGACGAGAACGGTGACAAGGGCCGCGAGGACCTTGCGTCCGACGATGGCGCGGTCGAGACCCCGCTCGCGGCGGGCGTCTCGTACGACCCCACCGGCGGACCCGGCCGTGACGGCTCCGGCCGATCGCCGGATCCGGTCTCGAACGGGATGGTCGCAGTGATCGTCGTCGCGGCGATCGTCGCGGTCGCGCTCGGCTTCGCGGGCGGCACGTTCGCCGACTTCCTCGAGCCGTTCCTCACGGAGGTGTTCAACTAATGGTTGCAGACCTACGACCGCTCGCCGCCGTGTTGGTGTCGGTGGTCGCGATCGTCCTGATTGTCGTGTCGCATCGCCGTCCGAATCTCCGCGAGGGCTGGTCCGTACTGGCCGCGCTCGGCAAGTTCGGAATCGTCGCCAGCATGCTCCCCGCGGTCATGTCCGGCACCGTCTACCGGTGGAGCCTCTACGAGAGCACGGGGATCCGGTTTCTCCCGGGCGTCGACTTCGCGCTGCGGGCGGATCCGCTGGGGATCCTCTTCGCCTTGCTGGCGAGTTTCCTCTGGATCTTCACGTCCTTCTACGCGGCGGGCTACATGCGCGGGCTCGAGGAGCACGCCCAGACCCGCTTCTTCGCCTCGTTCGCAGCCAGCCTCTCGGCCGCGGTCGGGATCGCCTTCGCGGCGAACCTGGTGACAATCTTCGTCTTCTACGAGCTGCTGTCGCTCGTAACCTACCCGCTGGTCGCACACAACGAGGATAACGAGGCCCGGATCGCCGGTCGGAAGTACCTCACCTACACGTTCTTCGGCGGCGGGGTCTTCCTGCTGGCCGGGACCGTGATGGTCTACTGGCTGACCGCGTCGGTCAACGGCGATCCGACGCTGGCCTTCGAGTCCGGCGGGATGGAGGCGCTCGCGACGGCCGCGCAAGCCGAACCCGGCTTCGCGCAGGCCGCGTTCTTCCTGCTGATCGCCGGCTTCGGCGTCAAGGCGGCGCTGATGCCGCTGCACTCGTGGCTCGCAGATGCGATGGTCGCGCCGACGCCGGTCTCTGGGCTGCTCCACGCGGTTGCAGTCGTCAAGTCCGGCGCCTTCGGCATCGCACGGATCATCCTCGACGTCTACGGTCCGGGGCTGATTCACGACCTACCCCTCGACGTTCCCGGCATCGGCGAGGTGGGCCTCAACATCCCCGTCGCGATCGTCGCCGCGTTCACGCTGACCGCGGCCTCTATCATCGCGATGCGCAAGGACCACCTCAAGCGCCGGCTGGCGTACTCGACGACCGCACAGCTGTCGTACATCGTGCTCGGGCTCTCGATGTTACACCCCTACGCGATGGTCGGCGCCTTGTTCCACATCCCCGCCCACGCGTTCGCGAAGCTCACCCTGTTCTTCTGTGCGGGGACGATCCACGTCGAGACGCACACCGACTACATCAGTGACATGGCCGGCATCGGCAAGCGGATGCCGCTGACGATGGGCGCGTTCACGATCGGCGCGGCCGGGATGGCCGGCCTCCCGCCGATCGCCGGCTTCGTCAGTAAGTTCTACATGCTGATCGGTTCCGGCTACATGGGCGGCGAGTACTGGATCTTCGCCGGCACGCTGCTCCTCTCGGGCGTGCTCAACATCGCCTACTTCTGGCCGGTCGTCTACACGGCCTTCTTCGAGAGCGAGGACCGA of Haloterrigena salifodinae contains these proteins:
- a CDS encoding orc1/cdc6 family replication initiation protein — translated: MFERDTDIYKNRDALREDYQPDELVGRDEEIQKYRAALQPVINGEQPNNIFLYGKTGVGKTAATRYLLSHLEEDASQYDDLDLHLSFLNCDGLTSSYQVATRLVNEFRDEREQISSTGYPRATVYEMLWKELDEIGGTNLIVLDEVDHVEDDSILYQLPRARANSNISEANIGIIGISNDFSFRDDLSPKVKSSLCEQEIHFPAYDAGDLQKILERRGQVAFRDGVLNNAVVRLCAAYGAKDAGDARQSIDLLMKAGDLAREEGAETIRESHVETGRHDLERGRIEEGIRGLTQHGHLVLYSLLTIHLQDETPVRSRDIRPRYTNFAQRAGRDPLVPRRMRDHLSELAMLGLVSVTERNEGRRGGTYREYTLSMNVDLILSALDEVVDEVGIHESIHALVTDDISQDS
- a CDS encoding thiolase family protein — encoded protein: MTGADSAPDIVLIDGARTPHGTLLGSLADVEAVELGRTAVDGLLERVDVDSAAIDWVGLGNAIQAGIGQVPGRQVVVESELPNETRATTINEASGSGMSAIGLAADRIAAGRAGLAIAGGFESMTNAPWILPDYRKGRRHGDVEIKDSMLLDSLWDVNLDVHMGEITEGLVDREGISREAQDEYALESHRWAADAIDSGAFDDEVVPVETSGGTVDTDEGPRPDSTLEDLARLPTSFREDGTITPGNASKLSDGAGAVLLADEETADQRGLEPMARLVDYATAYRDPDRFNEAVGDVVERLLERNELAVDDVDAYWINEAFAAQAAYVMDRIGIPRERMNPQGGAVAFGHPIGASGGMLATSLAYQLRDDPDVERGFVGMSIGGGGAIMGLLETY
- a CDS encoding (2Fe-2S) ferredoxin domain-containing protein gives rise to the protein MQRQTDRQRDRLAAQVFVCTNDRDADHACCADAGGEETLEAVKSWLRDRNAFWNPISVIETGCLGLCSENGTAIAIQPRDEWYSAVRPAEVPDLLESEFGPDAERVGAAYRRRQEASDSDAA
- a CDS encoding CbtA family protein, whose translation is MLVDYLQRGVLAGVVAGLTYGLYVAFVANPLTEYVHDAGHSHGHGAGDHSHAQEGTEHVVSETTTALVSVGSGVLWAILLGGLFAVALYLFEPALPGHDGLESYVLAGAGFLTVSATPWLVVPPAAPGADHLYGIDARIGIYVGLVVLGAAVSAAAILAYGRAAPRHPALGALAAAVPVVATAVVLPAVTPTVVTQPDVAGELVTAYQALAALSQAAIWVLIAGAFNRLHRRADPAVDAADADSHDQLMASP
- a CDS encoding CbtB domain-containing protein — translated: MTATNETVHGRIETARTELTPMQVATGLLFAAAIAFALLFLQEPLAHDAMHNFRHGAGIVCH
- a CDS encoding monovalent cation/H+ antiporter subunit E, coding for MAAERVLVPLSDTVTVRQTVGYAVQSGLETADSLECHLVIALPYDVDLPEGKRLNVEAEELLERAENWVEEDAGGADVTIETAVLGTDEYLFGPRDYAEIFRTYADEHGIDRLVLDPEYSPGVTASMLQPLERELDRVDMPYDEAPVERAARHGRLVLSRDGFDRLFATFWISFGFYLVLGDPFYWFDLLTGAAVAGIVSVSLAHVTFSVPLDRFQSPLRAVRFVFYIPYLLWEIVKANIAVSAVILRPSMPIEPTLTRVNARVRSGLPLLALANSITLTPGTLTVRANDQQLLVHTLIPSAREDLFDGGLEKAIRFVFYGRESAAIPSPNERDDAEIVGGDEL
- a CDS encoding cation:proton antiporter, whose protein sequence is MTPVPLEDVFLVSAALFVILAIVLFYRAVVGPTTQDRLLAVNVLGTNTVVILALLAAGLDQSWFLDVALIYALLNFLMSIAISKFTVDRGGVL
- the mnhG gene encoding monovalent cation/H(+) antiporter subunit G, whose product is MIEPIALQSTLETVRFWAIVLCLGLGVFFTLVSTVGVLRLPDIYARAHTASQTDTLGAGFALAGVALAFGWQHAAVYTVLLLFFVFITNPTAAHAIARSAAESDVEPVLAEEGEADDAEVAAETEGETR
- a CDS encoding DUF4040 domain-containing protein codes for the protein MSLFAYSLAVFILATAVATALFRDVLSVIIVFGAYSLGMAILYTFLLAPDVAMTEAAIGAGVTTLLLLLTIARTTRPTTDRLMERIHVPGVVAVGAFVLVLCTAVLPEMYPLGGLETPIWSHPEVTQHYITETYEQTGVENAVTSVLAAYRGFDTFGEAVVVFAAGVSTLVVLKREVFA
- a CDS encoding MnhB domain-containing protein; its protein translation is MPESFDDTYTESQVIMTAVKIIAPFTLTYGLFMTFHGGDAPGGGFQGGTVVGVTVLMLAFAFGIEPTRQWLRNSLLVGLVTGGVVIFGAIGLGMVALGGDFLEFTMLKEVFHIKPKWGLEAVEIAGISLIVSGVIITLFFSMAAGFEPDRPSGTGGLEDRREPSDSGVSDDD
- a CDS encoding cation:proton antiporter subunit C, which translates into the protein MIELLASRYTYVLMFVLLGIGIYMTIASENLVKKLIGVNLFQTAIFLFFISMAYIDVEGASAPIVPHHGEPGEVMVASPLPQVIVLTAIVVGIALTAVGLALIIRIYSEYGTLREDTLREVRADE
- a CDS encoding monovalent cation/H+ antiporter subunit D family protein — encoded protein: MNSGLVDLLPPLLIVAPILAATLPIALGLRFDRTGWSVAAITTAGLFAAAGYLASAVHAGGRVTHTLGGYPRTYGIQLVADQFSILVVLLVTGVATGVLAYTRRGGPRGNTFYTAYLLLVGGLLGISLTGDVFNLFVFLEISSLATYALVSSGDGPESAVAALKYLILGTVAASMYLIGVAFVFMATGTLNMVELAEAIPNAERQTLIQTGFAFIVVGFATKVAQWPLHSWQPSAYEQAPDGATPLIAALVSTASAYAFGRLIVTVFEVDYLASMPRAASIVLTVGCVSVLAGTVLAVIQREVKRMLAYSSVSQFGLVITAYGVVIAGGSETAFTGAAIHLVGHGILKAGLFLSAAIVATSYGARTVDEYAGLAKRRPVVAGAMAVLLFALVGVPPAVGFVGKWYIALGAVEAELWPVAAVIFLSTMLTLAYAARLLEKMYFTPAAGAASARGHGPDTVATDGGDENGDKGREDLASDDGAVETPLAAGVSYDPTGGPGRDGSGRSPDPVSNGMVAVIVVAAIVAVALGFAGGTFADFLEPFLTEVFN
- a CDS encoding proton-conducting transporter transmembrane domain-containing protein — encoded protein: MVADLRPLAAVLVSVVAIVLIVVSHRRPNLREGWSVLAALGKFGIVASMLPAVMSGTVYRWSLYESTGIRFLPGVDFALRADPLGILFALLASFLWIFTSFYAAGYMRGLEEHAQTRFFASFAASLSAAVGIAFAANLVTIFVFYELLSLVTYPLVAHNEDNEARIAGRKYLTYTFFGGGVFLLAGTVMVYWLTASVNGDPTLAFESGGMEALATAAQAEPGFAQAAFFLLIAGFGVKAALMPLHSWLADAMVAPTPVSGLLHAVAVVKSGAFGIARIILDVYGPGLIHDLPLDVPGIGEVGLNIPVAIVAAFTLTAASIIAMRKDHLKRRLAYSTTAQLSYIVLGLSMLHPYAMVGALFHIPAHAFAKLTLFFCAGTIHVETHTDYISDMAGIGKRMPLTMGAFTIGAAGMAGLPPIAGFVSKFYMLIGSGYMGGEYWIFAGTLLLSGVLNIAYFWPVVYTAFFESEDRHDAKPVLEFPRGGIFESYGAGAEGQKEHVAADGGSSSADRSGSESESESDAAESNPAPAETNNSGATDVDVEDDDYDYAVDRYPSDADVPVGDHVSAVDHHGDHDDHLTGGPPAGGWPRHSPIGESTWLMLAPIAIIATGAVVLGVVPDHAVFLDLITHIVEGVFGVDSFDQLQGLSLEEALEVMSE